ATATTCCGGGGCCCAAATGAGGATTGTATGTTCTAACCCATTCTTCGTGATTGATTTTGAATTCATACCTACAAAGAGGAAGCAAAAAGAGAGGAGGACGAAGATCAATCATTCATtcaacacaaaaatatatcatcATCAGTCCAGCTCAACAGAATTCGAGTTAGGATTGATGGTGAGATCAGAACCTTTGAAGCAATTGCAGCGATCTTGCAAGGGCTGCCAAGGACGGTATGCTATGCTCATTGCCTGCATTTCCTTCAATCATAAATTGCTTCAAACTTGGAACTTTTTCCTCAACATAATTTCCAAGGTTTACTTGTTTTATAAGATGGCCTGCAGTTGAAGGCTCAGATAAGAAAGCATCCAACTCGGTTGAAAAATCTTATCAGGAAGAACAAAAGAACTCCAATACTatgtttatcatttttcttccaTATTACTATCAATGATCCCGTACACCGTTTGCAAAGCTTTGGCTCTGAATCGATCTTTCGTTGAATGTGACAAAAAGGCTATAGTCTAGGAAATGGCAGACATGTCAAAGTATGAAGCTAGATCCTCTAATAAATTCCCTCTGGAGCAAATGAGATGCCTAAAATGAATGTCAACCAAAGCATAACTTAAATGGTTAAAGCATATATCATTGACTGAAAGGTCAAAGATTCAAATTTCTACCCCCACGTGTTGTTAAACTCAACAAGTGAGAAACTTGAATGCAAGAGAATCAAATTCCAATTCATGTATGAAccattataaaatatatattcatCAAGACACAACCTGTGAAGACAACTGGTATTGAATGTCGACTCACCACCAAATAACTTCTTTACTGAATTAACAAAAGCTTGTGTCAATCGTTCACTAGGAATGCTTGAGAGCTTGAAACAATCTTCTGCTATAAGCACCTGTGTAGGCTTTTGATGTTCAACCTCGGGCTGTTGCAGCAGCAGCAAACCTACTTTTTTAAATACAACAGGATCCCTGGCAAACCATCCTAAAATGCAAAGATGGTGTCAGAGGATACGCTTTTTTAATATGGCAGGATAGATGGCGTTACATCATGAATGCAAAATAGATGATAGAGCCTTGAAGGAAGAGAAGAGATAACATGTTCAGAAAGATGACATTTTGTTGAGATATGGGCTCTATTCTATTTATAAGCAACCAATGCCTTTACTACCAATCAATACTGTATTGCTCATATAAGCAAAATCACGAGTACAAAGTCGTCCCAACAGTTCTGTGATTACAAAAGATGTAGACAAAGTGACAACGAGACACTATTCATTACCTACTGTGTCGAAGCTCTGTGCCATAGGTACTACTCCAGAGGTAGAGACTGCACCATGTGAAGGCCGAAATCCAAGTATTCCACAATAGGATGCAGGCACTCTTACACTACCTCCAGTATCAGTTCCTACAAAACTAAATATGATCTTTTACAACATTTTTCAGGCAGAAGTCACTAGACCACAAATTATTCAAGGTCAAAGAACTAAGAACGTGCCTAAGGAGAAATCCACAAGATTTGCACCTACAGCAACAGCAGAGCCACTGGAAGATCCTCCAGGTACCCGATCTGATGCACATGGGTTTTGGGGTGTGCCATAATGGAAGTTTTCCCCATTTATACTGCGaaaaaatgattatcaaacTAGTGATCCCACTATTGAAAAGATTCAAAGGCCTAAATTGTCAGGAAAAATCATTTGGTGAAAGATTTTCAACTAGAATTTAGAAACTTGACATAAGTTAATTGGTTTAGTTCATGTTTTGATCATTGCAATGCAGAGTTGTCTGTTTGAAATAGAATGACAAGAATGGAATAGACATAGTTTTAAGACCTATTATAGAATGGTGTGCAGCGCAAAATAGTAATTTTTATCCTCTGTATCCCAATTTACAAAGCTTATGGCTTCTTTAGTTGCTTATCAATTGTTAAAAAGAACAAGggtaaaagagaaaaaagggagTAAGAGTTGGATTTTCTTGGTACCTGTAGGCCATTTCATCCATAATAGTCCTGCCAATGCATGTGGCTCCTCCTCTTAGGATGGTCGACACAGTTGGGGCAGTATGATTGGCAGGTGGGTGAGTCCTTAGCCATTCAGGATTTCCGAAACCAGTTACATGGCCATCCATATCAAATCTGTTTGGTTTAAATTCCAACGAGAACTTTGACATCAATACTCCAATTTCATGAAGAAAAACTGACACACTTATATCTGAAGGACCATGCATAAAGTAAACAAAGAACTGAAAGAACCAACAATTACTACATTGAAAAAAGCTTCATCTTGCACACATTACTGACCCGTTACAATATAATCAACTGCTGATGGCTTGTAAGAATGCAAATATTAATATCTAAGGATATATCAGCGACAAGGTTTTACTGATATGTTGACAAATTCATGACAAAACATTATAATAATCTTATGTCATATCACAATTTCAAACTTCACCTTAGTACCTACATAATCTCTTCTACTCTAAAAGAAGAATTCAAATAAagtttcaacaaaaaaaaaaaaacaattagcACCTTTTAAGGGGCATTTCCAAACATAGCATcatgaactaaaatattaaatataacaTTTCAAATACTATCAAATGATAGACATTGAATGTCTATCAACATTGATAAATGGTGATAACAGGTTGTAAGTTGTGTAACATTTCTAGTGTTCGGGATATTGTCAAAGGATTTCAATTTTGATTGTAGGTGGAATATATGTTTCTCTCCGATATTATTTCGAGGATGAACATATATGTTCATGAGATGAATTGATTGTTCTATAGGGAAAATTCTATTTGTCGTACTAATGAATGGATTTATTCCACCTacaattaaaattgaaatacTCTGAACAAATGTTACACAACTCACAACCTGTTATCACCAAATCCTTCATGAATTTCCAGAACCAAATAAAAAAcagtaaataattttttttaaaaaaaatctcacaTGTCTTTAACAGCGAAAGTGAGGCCAGTCAAGGGAAGTTGATCGGAGGGGGAGCTCGGTTGGAGGAGGAATTTCTCCATGAAAGCTCCATACTGAACAGCCATTGCAAAACCTGAGGTTTTTTGCTCCTCCCCTTCTTTGAATCTAATTGGAACGGAGTCCGCCACAACCTCCTTAATAATGGCTGGAAAATTGCAAAGCGGAAGATAAGCTACAGCAAGcaaagaagatgatgaagacGATGAAGAAGATGGATAACAAAATAGTACAACGGCttatcctctctctctctctctctctctctctctctctctctctcagtGACATCAAAAGAAAATTCAGTGTCCTCTTTTTGTTTGTATGAAcaaaaatgatttcttttttttttttttttgagtgcAAACAAAATTGAGATTTTTGTAAAACgaaaaaaagattttttaatattcttctTCAATCATAGCGATCCTTTGAAGCATGTATAGTGTAACTTGACGATTGATTCTCGTTGTTGagtctattttttcttttttatatttactttgGCTATCGTAACTCGATTTTTTCTTCCCCTCTCAAGAATGAGTGTCGAGAAGAGATGACATGAAACGttataagaaagaaaagtgaGAACATTAtatgtttgttcaattttagAATATATGGATTGGGAGCAAGAATGAGAGCAAAAGCATCAAATCATCGAGAGTGGGTATTGAGGGAGAGCGAGAGGCGGTAGCAAGGTAGAGGATCGAGAGCCACCATACGTGCTTCAAGAAGTCTAATGCAAACTAATCATTTCCAAAACAATGAATATAACATTTTGCTTAAGCATAAATTATCCATAGTTCTCATTTATGGTcgcagtttttttttttttatcataaattGATAGTATTAGATGTGATTACGAAGTCGATTGcaattt
The sequence above is drawn from the Cucumis melo cultivar AY chromosome 2, USDA_Cmelo_AY_1.0, whole genome shotgun sequence genome and encodes:
- the LOC103492180 gene encoding amidase 1-like isoform X1 encodes the protein MAVQYGAFMEKFLLQPSSPSDQLPLTGLTFAVKDIFDMDGHVTGFGNPEWLRTHPPANHTAPTVSTILRGGATCIGRTIMDEMAYSINGENFHYGTPQNPCASDRVPGGSSSGSAVAVGANLVDFSLGTDTGGSVRVPASYCGILGFRPSHGAVSTSGVVPMAQSFDTVGWFARDPVVFKKVGLLLLQQPEVEHQKPTQVLIAEDCFKLSSIPSERLTQAFVNSVKKLFGGHLIKQVNLGNYVEEKVPSLKQFMIEGNAGNEHSIPSLAALARSLQLLQRYEFKINHEEWVRTYNPHLGPGISERVSEAMRATDENIDLCHSIKIELRRALAALLEVLYLSRMLHDFGVLAIPTVPGPPPKLNTDVSELHDFRAKAFSLLSIAGVSGFCQVSIPLRLYNGLPVSISLVANHGSDGFLLNVVHSLYNTLEEEVKASF
- the LOC103492180 gene encoding amidase 1-like isoform X2, with translation MAVQYGAFMEKFLLQPSSPSDQLPLTGLTFAVKDIFDMDGHVTGFGNPEWLRTHPPANHTAPTVSTILRGGATCIGRTIMDEMAYSINGENFHYGTPQNPCASDRVPGGSSSGSAVAVGANLVDFSLGTDTGGSVRVPASYCGILGFRPSHGAVSTSGVVPMAQSFDTVGWFARDPVVFKKVGLLLLQQPEVEHQKPTQVLIAEDCFKLSSIPSERLTQAFVNSVKKLFGGHLIKQVNLGNYVEEKVPSLKQFMIEGNAGNEHSIPSLAALARSLQLLQRYEFKINHEEWVRTYNPHLGPGISERVSEAMRATDENIDLCHSIKIELRRALAALLEDFGVLAIPTVPGPPPKLNTDVSELHDFRAKAFSLLSIAGVSGFCQVSIPLRLYNGLPVSISLVANHGSDGFLLNVVHSLYNTLEEEVKASF